From one Candidatus Chromulinivorax destructor genomic stretch:
- the rpoB gene encoding DNA-directed RNA polymerase subunit beta: MVSRSTVDSIILRKSFGKVKNVVPVPNLIEVQSKSFNDFVQLDYLPSERVVMGLEKALRDVFPIEHSDKLSLEFVSYELGNWACTCGLLTGITNRYTWECSRCDKRDCSRLEDGQKCTGCSKKSARYIMCPSCHSRVGIKVPLSVQECRDGEETYAFPLKVKIQLITWDVDDNGVRNVHDIKEQNVYFADVPIMVDLYEQDGQYFVGDQGTFIINGVDRVVVSQLHRSPGAVFSKSKKNKDLRGKPYYLARIIPMRGSWIDFEFDTNDCLYVRIDKKKKVLVSTFLQAMGTPREQILPLFYSSNSVWVDNGSLYKKVDENLIGQRLEQSMLPEEFASKFAGRRVTSALLSELQTLRINRLNIQDSVLFNKALRSDFIDQDTGELLIEQGVTLTESHCAIIKKQHNAVVDLIDLQGYIFQPTMALTLMHDRCVTQDEALHDLHAKIWPGDSASLAEVKERLERQFFSNRYYDLTRVGRIRLNSKLGLNIDEAQTALTYEDILGTIRYIIALRERGIGELDDIDHLGNRRVRLVGELLSNQIYTGLARMERIAKERFRMQEVQSALMPQDFLNVKPLSAILREFFGSGQLSQFMDQTNPLAELAHKRRLSALGPGGVMKDRATYEVRDVHTSHYGRICPIETPEGQTIGLISSLATYAMVNDLGFIESAYKPVVNGKIVDEIIFLNAFEEGSRFIAQADAVDATGTQLKDNRVLARHEGNFIDVDSKDIDCIDLSPQQLVSVAASLIPFLEHDDASRALMGANMQRQAVPLIRCQTPIVGTGMEAEVSKASGAVITAEHNGVVEYVSADKIIVRAQEDGFKTLEDWVDKGVKVYTLKKFNRSSYSTWIHQRPTVKVGDIVAKGDILTDGSAIQHGELALGTNLVVAFMPWNGYNFEDAIAVSRRLVSDDVLTSVSIDEYVSDARDTKLGPEEITRDIPNVGEKALSSLDDYGIVKIGTRVIPGDILVGKVTLKGDVQFSPEEKLLRAIFGEKSREVKDTSLRVSPGVEGTVVDVKVFSRSGVRKDQRYKEEVAKKVEKLEADLEKQIKFLRGMVETKVIEILDNAAAGTTVKKSLVVDNLFDKSKLQELSLEDLFALKPKDKDKIQAIAELDEAFNTKLRILDSIKEEKIAVLKKGDDLSSGVIKVVKVYIASKRTISVGDKIAGRHGNKGVISNIVPIEDMPFLDNGTAVDIILNPLGVPSRMNVGQILETILGFAGKQLGENLQKVIEEQSYSYVKDFLVKHFGKEVINAFEEGHGTDGLLKLARRTVKEGIHFSIPIFQGANFETEIQPLLKDAGLSESGSLRIRDGRTGEYFDQPVTVGVIYILKLNHMVDDKLHARSVGPYSLITQQPLGGKAQFGGQRFGEMEVWALEAYGASYTLQEMLTYKSDDVTGRHKVYETIVRGDEIPDPGLPESFNVLVKELQSLGLQVDLFKTGKEELSE, translated from the coding sequence ATGGTATCTCGCTCGACTGTTGATAGTATAATTTTACGAAAGTCGTTTGGAAAAGTTAAAAATGTTGTTCCAGTGCCTAATCTAATTGAGGTGCAGTCAAAGTCATTTAATGATTTTGTGCAACTTGATTATTTGCCATCAGAGCGAGTAGTCATGGGATTAGAGAAGGCACTAAGGGATGTTTTTCCTATAGAACATAGTGATAAACTTTCTTTGGAATTCGTAAGTTATGAACTTGGTAATTGGGCTTGCACATGTGGGTTATTAACAGGTATTACAAATCGTTATACTTGGGAGTGTTCTCGCTGTGATAAACGAGATTGTTCTCGTTTAGAAGATGGACAAAAATGTACAGGGTGTTCAAAGAAAAGCGCTCGTTACATTATGTGTCCGTCATGTCATTCTCGCGTAGGCATCAAAGTTCCTTTGTCTGTTCAAGAATGTCGAGATGGAGAAGAAACGTACGCCTTTCCTTTAAAGGTTAAGATACAGTTAATTACATGGGATGTTGATGATAATGGTGTACGTAATGTACATGATATCAAAGAGCAAAATGTTTATTTTGCTGATGTGCCTATAATGGTTGATTTGTATGAACAAGATGGCCAATATTTTGTTGGTGATCAAGGTACCTTTATTATTAATGGTGTTGATCGGGTAGTTGTAAGTCAATTACACCGTTCTCCAGGTGCTGTTTTTTCTAAAAGTAAGAAAAACAAAGATTTACGAGGCAAGCCTTATTATTTAGCTCGAATTATTCCTATGAGAGGATCATGGATTGATTTTGAGTTCGATACAAATGACTGTCTTTATGTAAGAATTGATAAGAAAAAGAAAGTACTTGTTTCAACCTTCTTGCAAGCGATGGGTACACCTCGCGAACAAATTCTTCCATTATTCTATTCATCTAATTCAGTTTGGGTTGATAATGGTTCTTTGTATAAAAAAGTAGATGAAAATTTAATTGGTCAACGTCTTGAACAAAGTATGTTGCCAGAAGAGTTTGCGTCGAAATTTGCAGGACGTCGTGTAACAAGTGCTTTGCTTTCAGAATTACAAACGTTAAGAATTAACCGTTTGAATATTCAAGATTCTGTTTTATTTAATAAAGCATTGCGTTCTGATTTTATTGATCAAGACACTGGTGAATTATTAATAGAGCAGGGTGTTACTCTTACAGAAAGTCATTGTGCTATTATTAAAAAACAACACAATGCTGTTGTAGATCTTATCGATTTACAAGGTTATATTTTCCAGCCAACAATGGCATTAACATTAATGCATGATCGTTGTGTTACGCAAGATGAAGCATTACATGATTTACATGCAAAAATATGGCCTGGGGATAGTGCTTCTTTAGCTGAAGTTAAAGAAAGACTTGAACGTCAATTTTTCTCAAATCGTTATTACGACTTAACTCGCGTTGGACGAATTCGTTTAAACAGCAAACTAGGTCTGAACATCGACGAAGCTCAAACTGCGTTAACCTATGAAGATATCTTAGGTACTATTCGTTATATTATTGCTTTAAGAGAGCGTGGTATTGGCGAACTTGATGATATCGATCACCTTGGTAATAGACGTGTTCGTTTAGTTGGCGAATTATTGAGTAATCAAATCTATACAGGCTTAGCTCGTATGGAACGTATTGCTAAAGAACGATTCAGAATGCAAGAAGTTCAAAGCGCATTAATGCCCCAAGACTTTTTAAACGTAAAGCCTTTGAGCGCAATATTGAGAGAATTCTTTGGTTCTGGTCAATTATCGCAATTCATGGATCAAACAAATCCTTTAGCAGAATTAGCTCATAAACGACGTTTGTCAGCTCTTGGGCCAGGCGGTGTTATGAAAGATCGAGCTACATATGAAGTTCGTGACGTTCATACCTCTCACTATGGTAGAATTTGTCCTATTGAAACACCAGAGGGACAGACTATTGGTCTGATTTCATCTCTTGCAACGTATGCAATGGTGAACGATTTAGGATTTATTGAATCTGCATATAAACCTGTTGTAAATGGGAAAATTGTTGATGAAATTATTTTCTTAAATGCATTTGAAGAAGGTTCTCGATTTATTGCACAAGCAGATGCAGTAGACGCAACAGGGACACAATTAAAAGATAATAGAGTGTTAGCTCGTCATGAAGGTAACTTTATTGACGTTGATAGCAAAGACATTGATTGTATAGATTTATCTCCGCAACAACTTGTTTCTGTAGCTGCATCTTTAATTCCTTTCTTAGAACACGATGACGCAAGTAGAGCATTGATGGGTGCAAACATGCAACGTCAAGCTGTACCTTTAATTCGATGCCAAACTCCAATTGTTGGAACTGGTATGGAAGCTGAAGTTTCTAAAGCATCAGGTGCTGTGATTACAGCAGAACATAATGGTGTTGTTGAATATGTTTCAGCAGATAAAATTATTGTTCGTGCTCAAGAAGATGGATTTAAGACGCTTGAAGATTGGGTTGATAAAGGTGTTAAAGTCTATACTTTGAAAAAATTTAATCGTTCAAGTTATAGTACATGGATACATCAACGTCCAACTGTTAAAGTTGGCGACATTGTTGCTAAAGGTGACATTCTAACTGATGGTTCAGCTATACAACATGGCGAATTAGCTCTTGGAACAAACTTAGTTGTAGCATTTATGCCATGGAACGGATATAACTTTGAGGATGCTATTGCAGTAAGTAGACGTTTAGTTTCTGACGACGTTTTGACTTCTGTAAGTATTGATGAATACGTTTCAGATGCACGTGATACAAAGCTTGGGCCAGAAGAAATTACACGAGATATTCCAAACGTTGGTGAGAAAGCTCTTTCAAGTTTAGATGATTACGGAATCGTTAAAATTGGAACACGTGTTATTCCTGGAGATATTTTAGTTGGAAAAGTTACCTTAAAAGGTGACGTACAATTTTCACCTGAAGAAAAACTACTACGTGCTATTTTTGGAGAAAAATCTCGAGAAGTAAAAGATACTTCATTACGAGTTTCTCCAGGTGTAGAAGGTACTGTGGTTGACGTTAAAGTATTCTCTCGTAGCGGTGTTCGTAAAGATCAACGTTATAAAGAAGAAGTTGCAAAAAAAGTTGAAAAACTAGAAGCAGATTTAGAAAAACAAATCAAGTTCTTACGTGGCATGGTTGAAACTAAAGTTATTGAAATTTTAGACAACGCTGCAGCTGGAACAACTGTTAAAAAATCTTTAGTAGTTGACAACCTTTTTGACAAATCTAAATTACAAGAGTTATCTCTTGAAGATTTATTTGCTTTAAAACCAAAAGATAAAGATAAAATACAGGCTATAGCTGAACTTGATGAAGCGTTTAATACTAAATTACGTATTTTAGATAGCATTAAAGAAGAAAAAATAGCTGTCCTTAAAAAGGGTGACGATTTATCTTCAGGTGTTATTAAAGTTGTAAAAGTGTATATTGCTTCAAAAAGAACTATTTCAGTCGGTGATAAAATTGCTGGTCGACATGGTAACAAAGGTGTTATTTCAAATATCGTGCCAATAGAAGATATGCCATTTTTAGACAATGGAACTGCTGTTGATATTATATTAAACCCACTTGGTGTACCATCTCGTATGAACGTAGGTCAAATTCTTGAAACAATTCTTGGGTTTGCGGGTAAACAACTTGGTGAAAATTTACAAAAAGTTATTGAAGAACAAAGTTACAGTTATGTAAAAGACTTCTTAGTAAAACATTTTGGAAAAGAAGTTATCAATGCATTTGAAGAAGGTCATGGAACTGATGGTCTTTTAAAATTAGCTCGACGTACAGTGAAAGAAGGAATTCATTTTTCTATTCCTATTTTCCAAGGTGCTAACTTTGAAACTGAAATTCAGCCATTGTTAAAAGATGCTGGATTGTCAGAATCAGGTTCATTAAGAATTAGAGATGGTAGAACTGGTGAATATTTTGACCAACCGGTAACTGTAGGTGTGATTTATATTTTGAAATTGAACCACATGGTTGATGATAAACTTCATGCTCGTTCAGTTGGACCTTATTCACTTATTACACAACAGCCATTAGGCGGTAAAGCACAGTTTGGTGGACAGCGATTTGGTGAGATGGAAGTATGGGCTCTTGAAGCGTACGGAGCGAGTTATACATTACAAGAGATGCTAACATACAAATCAGATGACGTAACTGGTAGACATAAAGTCTATGAAACAATTGTTCGTGGGGATGAGATACCTGATCCAGGACTACCAGAGTCATTTAACGTGTTAGTAAAAGAGCTTCAAAGTTTAGGGTTGCAAGTTGACTTGTTCAAGACTGGTAAGGAGGAACTAAGTGAGTAA
- the rplL gene encoding 50S ribosomal protein L7/L12 — protein sequence MAHKFNDIIAAVQAMTVLELSELVKAIEEAFGVSAMSMAAAPAAATEVEAPKEEKSDFKVVLKSMGADKIKVIKALRSVVTLGLAEAKTMVESAPVTVVESASKDDAAKMKAALEEAGATVELV from the coding sequence ATGGCACATAAATTTAATGATATTATTGCAGCTGTACAAGCAATGACTGTTTTAGAACTTTCTGAACTTGTAAAAGCGATTGAAGAAGCGTTTGGTGTTTCAGCTATGTCTATGGCTGCTGCTCCTGCAGCTGCTACAGAAGTAGAAGCGCCTAAAGAAGAAAAATCAGATTTCAAAGTTGTTCTAAAAAGCATGGGTGCTGACAAAATTAAAGTAATTAAAGCTTTACGTTCTGTTGTTACTCTTGGTTTAGCTGAAGCTAAAACAATGGTAGAAAGTGCTCCTGTTACTGTAGTTGAATCTGCATCTAAAGATGATGCTGCTAAGATGAAAGCTGCTTTAGAAGAAGCTGGCGCTACAGTTGAACTTGTATAA
- the rplJ gene encoding 50S ribosomal protein L10 — protein MKKHQKQATIENLESKFSSSKAAFLVNYQGMTVSQMKNLRFALDDKGGSLKVAKNRLARLAVKSLSDCQGLDTLLVGQLAYVFADSDMTSVAKVLHDFAKNNDKLKIVAGCSEAKVYDAKSVRSIALLPSREILLSQLCGVLSAPVIVFAMAIKAVAEKKAE, from the coding sequence ATGAAAAAACATCAAAAACAAGCAACAATAGAAAATTTAGAATCGAAGTTTTCATCAAGTAAAGCAGCTTTTTTGGTAAATTACCAAGGAATGACTGTTTCTCAAATGAAAAATCTTCGTTTTGCACTTGATGACAAAGGTGGCTCACTTAAAGTAGCTAAAAATCGTTTGGCAAGATTAGCTGTTAAAAGCTTAAGTGATTGCCAAGGTTTAGATACACTTCTAGTAGGTCAGCTTGCATACGTATTCGCTGATAGCGATATGACAAGTGTTGCAAAAGTATTACATGATTTTGCAAAGAACAATGATAAGCTAAAAATTGTAGCAGGTTGCTCAGAAGCAAAAGTTTATGATGCAAAATCTGTTAGATCGATAGCATTATTGCCTTCTCGCGAAATATTACTATCACAATTATGTGGTGTATTAAGCGCGCCGGTAATAGTATTTGCAATGGCTATTAAAGCTGTAGCAGAAAAAAAAGCCGAGTAG
- the rplA gene encoding 50S ribosomal protein L1 encodes MVKHGKKHRNALQLVSNLDLLSHKDAIAKVKSLSFAKFDESIDIDVNLGIDATKGDQVVRGGVVLPHGTGKKVRIVVFAKGDAATQAEKAGADFVGAEDLIEKISQGWVDFDFAVATPDMVAPIGVLARILGPKGLLPNKKLGTVTQNVGAIVADLKKGKAFFKNDKQGLVHFSIGKVSFDVSQLQENFVTFMKTLAASKPAASKGKFIRKVTMSSSMGVGIGVNLEQVS; translated from the coding sequence ATGGTAAAACATGGTAAAAAACATCGCAATGCTTTGCAATTAGTATCTAACTTAGATTTATTATCTCACAAAGATGCAATTGCTAAAGTTAAAAGTTTGTCATTCGCTAAGTTTGATGAATCTATTGATATCGATGTAAATTTGGGAATAGATGCTACAAAAGGTGACCAAGTGGTTCGTGGCGGTGTTGTACTGCCTCATGGCACAGGCAAAAAAGTTAGAATTGTTGTATTCGCTAAAGGTGATGCTGCAACTCAAGCTGAAAAAGCTGGTGCTGATTTTGTAGGTGCTGAAGATTTAATTGAAAAAATTTCTCAAGGTTGGGTAGATTTTGATTTTGCTGTTGCAACGCCAGACATGGTTGCACCAATTGGTGTTTTAGCAAGAATTCTTGGTCCTAAGGGTTTATTGCCAAACAAAAAATTGGGAACAGTTACTCAAAACGTCGGTGCTATTGTTGCGGATTTGAAAAAAGGTAAAGCTTTCTTCAAAAATGATAAACAAGGTCTAGTTCATTTCTCGATAGGAAAAGTATCGTTTGATGTTAGCCAATTACAAGAAAATTTTGTTACTTTTATGAAAACATTAGCGGCTTCTAAGCCTGCTGCTTCAAAAGGCAAGTTCATAAGAAAAGTAACAATGTCTTCATCTATGGGTGTTGGAATTGGTGTTAATTTAGAACAAGTTTCATAA
- the rplK gene encoding 50S ribosomal protein L11 has protein sequence MSKKEIKALVKMVLPAGGATPAPPVGSALGPHGVNMMEFCKQFNAQSAARKGESVPVVITIYKDKSFTFVLKTSPTSELIRKKINLKKGSARPHDTKVGKITWTEIEEIAQIKMPDLNTRDLDQAKKSVAGTARSMGVDVVDA, from the coding sequence ATGTCAAAAAAAGAAATAAAAGCTCTTGTGAAAATGGTTCTGCCTGCGGGTGGAGCAACTCCTGCGCCTCCAGTTGGTTCCGCTCTCGGTCCTCATGGCGTAAATATGATGGAGTTCTGCAAGCAGTTTAATGCTCAATCAGCGGCACGTAAGGGTGAGTCTGTTCCTGTTGTTATTACAATTTACAAAGATAAAAGTTTTACTTTTGTTTTGAAAACTTCACCAACATCTGAACTTATTCGCAAAAAGATTAACTTGAAGAAGGGATCTGCTCGTCCTCATGATACCAAAGTTGGTAAGATTACTTGGACAGAGATCGAAGAGATTGCACAGATCAAAATGCCTGATTTAAATACTCGTGATTTAGATCAAGCTAAAAAATCTGTAGCAGGAACTGCGAGAAGTATGGGGGTTGATGTTGTTGATGCTTAG